The following are encoded in a window of Candidatus Palauibacter soopunensis genomic DNA:
- a CDS encoding tyrosine-type recombinase/integrase: protein MIEFAAGFVGPEIGGKAQAEPEPLTLGTLFDIYGEEVTPTKGKRTRERDRVATAMFLDFFGRDRDPATFSQRDWDRFIQARRAGRAGRSGKPVGNRTIEWDLTFLMAVLNWAERSKDERGRPLLDRNPLKGLRKPREKNPARVVLTEDEYRALLKVSRQVGWRFHVALVLAHETGHRIGAIRKLRWNDIDFEGREVRWRAEHEKTGYEHVTPLTDEAVSALEEACRMSDESENAPVLPGSGDATKCMSRVCAFQWWKRAQTLAGLEPKARRGWHSLRRKFASDLMDLPLKVLCELGGWKDAQTVLRCYQRPDAGQLRTALEGRNRVRG, encoded by the coding sequence GTGATAGAGTTCGCTGCCGGGTTCGTCGGTCCCGAGATCGGGGGCAAGGCGCAAGCCGAGCCCGAGCCGCTCACGCTAGGGACGCTCTTTGACATCTACGGTGAGGAGGTCACCCCGACGAAGGGGAAGCGGACCCGCGAGCGCGACAGGGTCGCAACCGCGATGTTCCTCGACTTTTTCGGACGGGACCGGGACCCCGCCACCTTCTCCCAGCGCGATTGGGACCGCTTCATCCAAGCGCGCCGCGCGGGCAGGGCCGGACGTTCGGGCAAGCCCGTGGGCAACCGGACGATCGAGTGGGACCTGACGTTCCTGATGGCGGTCCTGAACTGGGCCGAGAGGTCCAAGGACGAACGGGGACGCCCGCTGCTCGACAGGAACCCGCTGAAGGGCTTGAGGAAGCCCAGGGAGAAGAACCCCGCCCGGGTCGTTCTCACGGAGGACGAGTACCGGGCGCTCCTGAAGGTGTCGCGGCAGGTCGGCTGGCGGTTCCACGTCGCCCTCGTGCTCGCGCACGAGACAGGCCACCGCATCGGAGCCATTCGCAAGCTCCGTTGGAACGACATCGACTTCGAGGGCCGTGAGGTGCGGTGGCGGGCGGAACACGAGAAGACGGGCTACGAGCACGTCACGCCGCTGACCGACGAGGCGGTCAGCGCCTTGGAGGAGGCATGCAGGATGAGCGACGAGAGCGAGAATGCCCCGGTGCTGCCGGGGTCGGGCGATGCCACGAAGTGCATGAGCCGCGTTTGCGCGTTTCAGTGGTGGAAGAGAGCTCAGACGCTCGCGGGACTGGAGCCGAAGGCTCGGCGGGGCTGGCACTCGCTGAGGCGGAAGTTCGCGAGCGACCTGATGGACCTGCCGCTCAAGGTGCTCTGCGAGCTTGGCGGGTGGAAAGATGCTCAGACGGTGCTCAGGTGCTACCAGAGACCGGACGCTGGACAACTCAGGACGGCGCTGGAAGGCCGCAACAGGGTTCGGGGCTGA
- a CDS encoding tyrosine-type recombinase/integrase, giving the protein MTKRPRTLTAAFVRAVGRPGVYGDGRGGRGLSLRVHRTIDGRITKTWRQRVRVDGRLTSIGLGPYPEVTLAEARQEALANSRMVRLGRDPRGRGVPTFAEATERTIRLHREGWKAGTALPDQWASTFRLHAAPLMDMPVDRITSGDVLACLAPIWKSKPGAAAKARSRIAAVFRWCVGRNLRPDNPVDRAVAALPRANGGATKHYRALPHTEVRGALRAIRRGEKANPAAALWVELVAFTAVRPGEARRARWEEIDFESARWTIPAERMKAGRPFAVPLSAGALDVLRRAGKLSGESPFVFPGKAGGPIGANAARRVLGRAGVDSTLHGFRSSARSWMAETGVPAEVAEACLAHVPNSRVVQAYQRSDLLERRAEVLHAWCSYIARTDS; this is encoded by the coding sequence TTGACGAAGCGGCCGAGAACACTCACCGCCGCCTTCGTGCGCGCGGTTGGCCGACCCGGCGTGTACGGGGATGGGCGCGGCGGACGGGGCTTGAGTCTCAGGGTCCACCGCACGATTGACGGCCGGATCACCAAGACTTGGCGGCAGCGCGTGAGGGTCGATGGCCGCCTGACCTCGATCGGGCTCGGGCCATACCCCGAGGTGACGCTCGCCGAGGCGCGCCAGGAAGCGCTCGCCAACAGCCGCATGGTCCGGCTCGGCCGGGATCCGCGCGGGCGGGGCGTCCCGACCTTCGCCGAGGCCACCGAGCGGACCATTCGGCTTCACCGGGAGGGCTGGAAGGCCGGGACGGCGCTCCCGGATCAGTGGGCGTCCACGTTTCGCCTCCACGCAGCGCCGCTCATGGACATGCCGGTGGACCGGATCACGAGCGGGGACGTGCTCGCGTGCCTCGCGCCGATCTGGAAGTCGAAGCCCGGCGCGGCGGCGAAGGCTCGGAGCCGGATCGCCGCCGTCTTCCGTTGGTGCGTCGGTCGGAACCTTCGCCCGGACAACCCGGTGGACCGGGCGGTGGCGGCGCTGCCGAGGGCGAACGGGGGCGCGACGAAGCACTATCGCGCGCTGCCGCACACCGAGGTTCGGGGGGCGCTCCGGGCGATCCGCCGGGGGGAGAAAGCGAATCCGGCGGCCGCGTTGTGGGTGGAACTCGTCGCGTTCACCGCCGTTCGGCCCGGAGAGGCCCGGCGCGCGCGCTGGGAGGAGATCGACTTCGAGTCGGCGAGGTGGACCATCCCGGCGGAGAGGATGAAGGCGGGCCGCCCGTTCGCGGTTCCGCTGAGCGCGGGCGCGCTCGATGTCCTCAGGCGCGCGGGCAAGCTGTCCGGCGAGTCGCCGTTCGTCTTCCCGGGGAAGGCCGGGGGGCCGATAGGCGCGAACGCCGCGAGGCGCGTGCTCGGACGCGCCGGGGTGGACTCGACGCTCCACGGGTTCCGTTCGAGCGCGCGGTCTTGGATGGCCGAGACGGGCGTCCCGGCCGAGGTGGCGGAGGCTTGCCTCGCCCACGTCCCGAACAGCCGGGTCGTTCAGGCGTACCAGCGCTCCGATCTGTTGGAGCGCCGGGCCGAAGTCCTTCATGCATGGTGCAGCTACATCGCTCGCACAGACAGCTAG
- a CDS encoding DUF262 domain-containing protein: MYQTGHTIEQTLDQIHKHDLVLPAIQREFVWGPEKICRLFDSLMQGFPVGTFLYWKVAPENSAKFNFYGFMREYHERDNVHCPSLPEMPNTALTAVLDGQQRLTALNVGLRGSMTWKLPRLWWNNPKAFPKRHLYLDLLWNAGEDEDEGTEYRFSFRRGNEPRRRKNSSGNLVEWWFRLRDILSMEDGPPMLDWVNDPALERSSLSLAYKTLNRLHRVVRQDHLVAYYEERRQTLDDVVQIFIRMNDGGTPLSHSDLLLSIAVAQWTKHDAREEIHELVDALNRIGLGFSFSKDLVLKAGLMLSDIGSVGFKVDNFNRKNMAVLEEKWTSIKSALTLTVQLIAGFGFNRATLTAHNAILPIAYYLYRSKRTESFLSHSEHEDDRQRIRGWLIRSLLKRGVWGSGLDTLLTALRKVIREDAADGFPAARLGEEMARRGRELVFNDEEVEELADTEYRSQRVFALLSLIFPFVDPGKLFHVDHIFPAAKFTKRKLRDAHVPEGKIEEYRERANRLGNLQLLPGAVNTEKSAAMPAEWLARAYPDEGRRRSHARNHLLGTVPEKMTGFVEFYKARRKCLVEEIKRLLGGEGSG; the protein is encoded by the coding sequence ATGTACCAGACCGGCCACACGATTGAGCAGACCCTCGATCAAATCCACAAGCACGACCTCGTTCTCCCCGCGATTCAGAGGGAGTTCGTTTGGGGCCCAGAGAAGATATGCCGACTCTTCGACAGCCTGATGCAGGGGTTCCCGGTCGGAACATTCCTCTATTGGAAGGTGGCTCCGGAGAACAGCGCCAAGTTCAACTTCTACGGCTTCATGCGCGAGTATCACGAGCGCGACAACGTTCACTGCCCGTCGCTTCCGGAGATGCCAAACACGGCACTCACCGCAGTACTCGACGGACAGCAGCGCTTGACGGCCCTCAATGTCGGCCTGCGGGGGAGCATGACCTGGAAACTGCCCCGCCTCTGGTGGAACAACCCCAAGGCTTTTCCGAAACGACATCTCTATCTGGACCTCCTTTGGAATGCAGGAGAGGATGAGGACGAGGGGACCGAGTATCGCTTCAGCTTTCGTCGGGGGAACGAACCTCGCCGGCGGAAGAACTCATCGGGCAACCTGGTGGAATGGTGGTTCCGCTTGCGCGACATACTGTCGATGGAGGACGGGCCTCCCATGCTCGACTGGGTGAACGACCCCGCCTTGGAGCGGAGTTCCCTGAGCCTCGCATACAAGACGTTGAATCGCCTCCACCGCGTAGTTCGGCAGGACCATCTCGTGGCATACTACGAGGAGCGGAGACAGACGCTGGACGATGTCGTTCAGATTTTCATCCGCATGAACGACGGAGGCACGCCGCTCTCGCACTCCGACCTGCTCCTGTCGATCGCGGTCGCTCAATGGACCAAGCACGACGCCCGCGAGGAGATTCACGAACTCGTCGACGCGCTCAACCGGATCGGGCTCGGGTTCTCCTTCTCGAAGGACCTGGTGCTGAAGGCGGGTCTGATGCTGAGCGACATCGGGAGCGTGGGGTTCAAGGTGGACAACTTCAACCGCAAGAACATGGCGGTTCTCGAGGAAAAGTGGACGTCCATCAAGTCGGCGCTCACGCTGACGGTCCAGTTGATCGCGGGCTTCGGCTTCAATCGCGCGACGCTGACGGCGCACAACGCGATTCTCCCCATCGCATACTACCTGTACCGGAGCAAGCGCACGGAATCGTTCCTGAGCCACAGCGAGCACGAGGATGACCGGCAGAGGATTCGCGGCTGGCTGATCCGGAGTCTGCTCAAGAGAGGGGTCTGGGGGAGCGGCCTCGATACGTTGCTCACGGCACTGCGAAAAGTGATTCGCGAGGACGCGGCCGACGGGTTCCCGGCTGCCCGGCTCGGCGAGGAGATGGCGCGCCGGGGCCGGGAGTTGGTGTTCAACGACGAAGAGGTCGAGGAACTAGCGGACACGGAGTATCGGAGCCAACGAGTCTTCGCGCTTCTCTCGCTCATCTTCCCCTTCGTAGATCCGGGGAAGCTGTTTCATGTGGACCACATCTTCCCCGCCGCAAAGTTCACCAAGCGCAAACTGCGCGACGCGCACGTCCCGGAGGGGAAGATCGAGGAGTACCGCGAGCGGGCGAATCGGCTCGGCAACCTCCAGCTCTTGCCGGGCGCGGTGAACACCGAGAAGAGCGCGGCGATGCCGGCCGAGTGGTTGGCTCGCGCGTATCCTGACGAAGGCCGACGTAGGTCACACGCTCGCAATCATCTGCTGGGCACCGTTCCTGAGAAGATGACGGGGTTCGTCGAGTTCTACAAAGCGAGAAGAAAGTGCCTGGTCGAGGAGATTAAGAGGTTGCTGGGTGGCGAGGGTTCTGGGTGA
- the mobC gene encoding plasmid mobilization relaxosome protein MobC — MSAGRAVWVKVRATEAERAEWHAKARSAGLTLSDLVRRSIGRVRTWTVAHAEVERERTRELARLGNNLNQIARWANTHKEAIEAVEVIAHLCSIDRALTALDPAESPEADAH, encoded by the coding sequence GTGAGCGCCGGACGCGCCGTCTGGGTGAAGGTCCGCGCCACCGAGGCGGAGCGTGCCGAGTGGCACGCCAAGGCGCGCTCGGCGGGCTTGACCCTGTCGGATCTGGTGCGCCGGTCGATTGGCCGGGTGCGCACCTGGACCGTGGCGCACGCCGAGGTCGAGCGCGAGCGCACCCGCGAACTGGCTCGGCTCGGGAACAACCTCAACCAGATCGCTCGCTGGGCCAATACACATAAGGAGGCCATCGAGGCCGTCGAGGTGATCGCCCATCTGTGCTCCATCGACCGGGCGCTCACCGCCTTGGATCCCGCCGAGAGCCCGGAAGCCGATGCACATTAA
- a CDS encoding restriction endonuclease has protein sequence MRNIWVVRAGGGGVYADRFEEAGIAAIGFSIRKDLSQLKSRDAFLSELAREHPNMKKGRLINGASQLYRFVHEIREGDLILTPVTDTREILFGTCAGPYRYDPRRDGDLPHTRPINWTKRISRDELTGPAKNSAGSTLTLFSMNDHQDEIEAVASGRERPVSLGAEADEGSGFQFYEDVQSKAEEQISDRIAHMDPFDFEELVAALLRSMGYFARRTEKGPDRGVDVVATSDALGLDSPRIKVQVKHRSQRASVGDMRNFIATLRSPDRGLFVSTGGFTREALYEADRTPQGTSVTTLKGDEFIELLMEHYERMEPEARAMIPLKRVFIPID, from the coding sequence TTGAGAAACATCTGGGTAGTGAGAGCGGGCGGCGGCGGTGTCTACGCGGATCGGTTCGAGGAGGCGGGCATCGCCGCGATTGGGTTCTCCATCCGTAAGGACCTCTCGCAACTGAAGTCTCGGGACGCATTTCTGTCGGAGTTGGCGCGAGAGCATCCGAACATGAAGAAGGGTCGCCTGATCAATGGGGCGAGCCAGCTCTACCGCTTCGTGCATGAGATCCGGGAGGGCGACTTGATCCTGACTCCGGTCACGGACACGCGGGAGATACTGTTCGGGACATGCGCCGGACCGTACCGTTACGATCCCCGCCGGGACGGAGACCTTCCTCACACGCGACCGATCAACTGGACGAAGAGGATTTCGCGAGACGAGCTAACCGGACCGGCCAAGAACAGTGCAGGCAGCACGCTGACACTCTTCTCCATGAATGACCACCAGGACGAAATCGAGGCGGTCGCATCGGGTCGGGAGCGCCCGGTGTCCTTGGGTGCCGAAGCCGACGAGGGATCGGGGTTCCAGTTCTACGAGGACGTGCAGAGCAAGGCTGAGGAACAGATCTCGGACCGGATCGCACACATGGACCCCTTCGACTTCGAGGAACTGGTGGCCGCGCTCTTGCGCTCGATGGGTTATTTCGCCCGCAGGACGGAGAAGGGACCGGATCGAGGCGTGGATGTCGTAGCCACGTCCGACGCCCTCGGGCTCGATTCACCGCGGATCAAGGTCCAAGTGAAGCATCGAAGCCAACGAGCGAGCGTGGGGGACATGCGGAACTTCATTGCCACGCTTCGGTCGCCGGACCGGGGGCTCTTCGTTTCGACCGGCGGATTCACGCGGGAGGCGCTGTACGAAGCGGACCGGACTCCACAAGGAACATCGGTAACCACGCTCAAGGGTGACGAGTTCATCGAGTTGTTGATGGAGCACTACGAGCGGATGGAGCCGGAAGCTCGTGCGATGATCCCGCTGAAACGGGTGTTCATTCCGATTGACTAG
- a CDS encoding cache domain-containing protein → MRRFRPAVIVMSLSVLFAASSGTRQAHAQVPKVTAGQVTDRETLQGFVTYAASVAASITDINQGSQLIQAVRTEGSEYNFGNMYLIFMTLDGQVFIHGEDPNLDGTNVFGVVDENGNPVVQQMLAAAAAGGGFVEWCWDDPNDPNDPRCKDSYALQHFSPVAGVDLVVVGGYYQDLSGAGQPLPPVPLPELSAADVVDRETLRRFVDGTVVWLRELVGQVGFERANEWKALLREEGGHFKSGPIYLFIFTPQGFVIFHGADAWREGRQVLDNTDFQGRMFVRDVIAVAQGGGGFVEYFWDDPTVQGDEDTGTPKVSYAVSLRSDLPVFQGVEFIVGAGFYRDHIDMS, encoded by the coding sequence ATGCGACGCTTCAGGCCGGCCGTCATTGTGATGTCGCTGTCGGTGCTTTTTGCCGCCTCCTCCGGAACCCGTCAGGCCCATGCCCAGGTGCCGAAGGTCACCGCCGGACAGGTGACGGACCGGGAGACCCTGCAGGGGTTCGTGACCTACGCGGCATCCGTGGCTGCCTCCATCACGGACATCAACCAGGGATCGCAACTGATCCAGGCGGTCAGGACGGAGGGCAGCGAATACAACTTCGGCAACATGTACCTGATCTTCATGACCCTCGACGGTCAGGTGTTCATTCACGGGGAAGACCCCAACCTGGACGGCACGAACGTCTTCGGGGTCGTGGACGAAAACGGAAACCCGGTCGTTCAGCAGATGCTCGCCGCCGCGGCGGCCGGGGGCGGGTTCGTCGAGTGGTGCTGGGACGACCCGAACGACCCGAACGACCCCCGCTGCAAGGATAGCTACGCGCTCCAGCACTTCTCTCCGGTGGCCGGAGTGGATCTGGTCGTGGTCGGGGGATACTACCAGGATCTGTCCGGCGCGGGGCAGCCGCTGCCTCCGGTCCCACTCCCCGAGCTTTCCGCCGCCGACGTCGTGGACCGGGAGACCCTCCGGCGGTTCGTGGACGGGACGGTCGTCTGGCTGAGGGAGCTCGTAGGGCAGGTCGGCTTCGAGCGCGCGAACGAATGGAAGGCCCTCCTGCGGGAAGAGGGGGGACACTTCAAGTCCGGTCCCATCTATCTCTTCATCTTCACTCCCCAGGGGTTCGTCATCTTCCACGGGGCCGACGCGTGGCGGGAAGGGCGGCAGGTGCTGGACAACACTGACTTCCAGGGGCGGATGTTCGTGAGGGACGTCATCGCCGTCGCCCAGGGGGGCGGGGGATTCGTCGAGTACTTCTGGGACGACCCGACGGTCCAGGGGGATGAGGACACCGGAACCCCCAAGGTGAGTTACGCCGTCTCGCTGCGGAGCGATCTGCCCGTCTTCCAGGGCGTCGAGTTCATCGTAGGGGCCGGGTTCTACCGGGACCACATAGATATGTCGTAA
- a CDS encoding cytochrome c, giving the protein MAAVAVLLGATSLAGQEEGGDAAEAEEAAAAANTTQGVFSEEQATRGEDVFWNICAECHFEEDFGGPFIQSWVGASVKDLVDEIVATMPEDNPGGLPAEQYVDVVAYMFKINGMPTGEDELTAENLDAVEIEVDLDP; this is encoded by the coding sequence ATGGCGGCGGTCGCGGTCCTTCTGGGCGCCACCAGCCTCGCGGGCCAGGAGGAGGGCGGCGATGCGGCGGAGGCCGAGGAGGCGGCGGCCGCCGCCAACACGACCCAGGGCGTGTTCAGCGAGGAACAGGCGACGCGCGGCGAAGACGTCTTCTGGAACATCTGCGCGGAATGCCACTTCGAGGAGGATTTCGGGGGGCCGTTCATCCAGTCGTGGGTCGGGGCCTCGGTGAAGGACCTCGTGGATGAGATCGTGGCCACGATGCCGGAGGACAATCCGGGCGGGCTGCCCGCCGAGCAGTACGTCGATGTCGTCGCCTACATGTTCAAGATCAACGGCATGCCGACCGGCGAAGACGAACTGACCGCCGAAAATCTCGACGCGGTCGAGATCGAGGTCGACCTCGATCCCTGA